The genomic region TTCTTAAATCCTTATCGCTGGATTGGGGTTTAAGATGATTGTTATTCTCTTTCCTCTGTCTAATTGTTTCAGGTGTCATCGTGGTTTCATCTAGCCCATAGAAAAGCTGGGCATGGCATTGATCACAATGGTAACAGAGAGCACCAGATGTAAGCTTTTTTGTTTTATCTTCAAGATACAATTCTCCCTTTATGTTAGTATAAGGGTTGTTCTTGCGGAAGATTCTACAAGCTGGGTGCATGGCAAGGTCAATAAACGGCGAATCTGTACGAATGGGTTGTCCGTCAAAAGTAAATTCTAAAATCGTTGTTGGGTGACCAACCTCATTGCTAATTTCGGATTGATATCCCTGCAGTTCTCGATTCGTTATGATACCCCACCCCTTGAGCCCCATTGTCTGTCCATCAGATGTAATATGGTCTGCCCGCATTGGCCATATAGATCGTGTTGTCTCTTCAAAAGGCATCATCCTGTCCTCCTGTATCTTGGTCTTGTTATCGGCCATCAACTATATTGCCCGACAACAATTAGATTGTTCCGTATAATATCCCCAATACTCTTACAAGCGTTTCATAAGACGCCTGCGAAACAGCATAGCTTCGTTCCTAAACGATTAGATATCAGCAGGTTGCGTCGATATGCCATTTATATCAAGGGGTCTGCGTAACCCCCCCACAATAACCTTTGAACAAGTCGACCGATCTATGAAAATCCCGGCCGCTCTGGTTGATTGTATGGGTGTAAATTATCGTCTTTCGCACGATGATATTATTCCCATATTGCTCCCATATTGCCAATTAACATTCATAAAATATTATTTGCAAGAAAAATCTATTCAAAATTCTTCATAAATAAAACCGTCAAACCTTTGTATTTAGTCTGGTGGTCATTTGCGTTTTCCCCATACAGGAAAAATCACAATTCGGCACTTTTATCGTACCGTCTTTTTGACTATGCGTCAATCCCCCTCGAACATGTGGATTGTGGCGTCCGGGCTTTGCTCTTTTCGCTTCGTTACTTTCTTAACCGGCATAGTGCTTGCAAATCGCTCCGGATTTGATTATTCTTTTTTGATATTCTCTCCTTGTGTTAAGTCAATGCAATAATATTGGATTCATATTCCCCCCTTAACAAGGGGGGATGCCAAAGGCAGGGGGGATTTCTTCTTCCCAGCGAATAAAAGATCCCCCCGCCGCTTGAGCGGCGACCCCCTTTTTAAGGGGGTAAAAAGAAAAGAAACTCACCAGGCCTATTTTATCGTTCATCCGGCAAGCCCGGAATTTAAGGCGAAGGTCGCCTATGCCGCTGATTGCACTGTTTAATCACCGAAGCAATAATTCACGTACTTTCTTCAATAATTCCCAATTTGAATTATATACTATCTCAAATGAAGAGGTTTTTCGTATAGTATCGAGTAATTCATCCACTCGACCATTTTTTTTCTGATAACAGTTGAATCCCTGCGGTAAAAGTTTACTCAGCGATTCAGTTTCACCCAACTCTCGGATCATTGTTGGATTATCGTTACGAACCGGGAAAATGATATACTTCAATAGGGTTTTTTCAGCATAATATCGGCCGTACGGAAGATAAAAAAACAAATATGTAGTTTCAGGAGTTACTTTGAAATGAGGGCAATCCAAAGGTACAACAGTGGGATGCATGTTCCATATATCATCACATACTTTGAACGGACGCGGAAATCCATATATCTGAGTATGGCTTTTCCCAATAATCGCCACATCATCTGTCAGCGCTCTGAAACCTGATGCAATCGCTGTGAGCGCCAAAGTAGTTTTACCGGCGCCATGAGGACCGACGAATAAAACGCCTTTCCCCTGAAAATCAACACAGGATGCGTGTACCTGCAAATTTTGAGAATATACTTCCTGGGCAAGAAGTGTAAGACTGTATTCCAGATTAGCCGCTAAAGCTCTTTCATCAGAGCATTGAACAGAGCACAGGTGTGTTTTGAGAGAATATCTCGAATCAAGAGAAGTAATATCCCAAAAATGTGTTGGCTTTACTGATGAAACGTGCCAAGGTGAAAACATATTTTTAACAATGTCATTAATACTATCCGTATCCCACTGAATACAGACGTATGTTGAGTCGATTTTTAGATAAATTTCCATGGCTATATTTGAATGAGGTTTAATTTCAGGAGATTTGCAATAAAATCTTCGATTACCACATCAATTTTTTCTTCAGGGTACCGTTGCTTCATTTCTTCAATAATTTCTGAAACTGTACGTTTACCATCACACAAATCAAACACTTCACGTGCTGTTTCATTCAACGTATGTATTACATCGTCACATTGTATCACGATTCCATCAGCCATCTCAATGATTTCCAAATTACTCGCGCGTTTCGGAATCCCATGGTCAACCATTGATTACCCCTTAAAAATTTTCTTTTAAATATTTCCTTAATCTTTTAGCCGGCTTAAGAAACCCAGTTATACGTAATAATTTTTGTAACACTATTAACAAACAGGTGTGAAGATTATAACGTAATAACCACGAAATAAAATGGATTCGATATACAATTCCTGATGGTAAATATCTGATTCCTGCACAATATATTATAAATAAATCATCTTTGCTTTTATTAATAAATTTTCTTTTATACTTGAGAGTCCATTCTTCCCACTTCACCAAAAGAGAATCATCACAGGGTAATGGTTTTAATCCCATATATTTTGAACATGCATAGGACATTCCCTTTACAGCATTTGAAATATTGTCTTTATCGGCTCTTTTATTAATGAGTTGAAAATCAACACGATATCCTTTTTGTTGTATTTGGTACATCTCAATTACATCACGTATTCTTGGAAGAAATGCTTTGCTAAGCATATCCGTTCTCATAAGTATCCAGGCATGATCTGTTATTGAGGGAACAATGACTTCTTCCCGTTTGTATGGTATTCTTTCGGCATCATCCCAGATTTCAGGCATCTCAGGTTTTTTCAAGCAACTTAAATCATAGGGATTAATATGAATTTCTATTTCTCCGGGATATGCAGGATTATTATACGGTTCAATATGATGATGTATCTTATCAAAAAATGTCTGTTTATGAGTTTGCAAAAAACCTCTAGATGCTAACAATTCCCGAGATGGTTCAATTTTATTCATGGGTACAAGCGCATCGATATCCGATATGAACCGTAAACTCAGTGGATATAAGCCCCGAATCAATCCCGCAGATCCCTTGAGGAACATGATCGGGATTTCTGCATCTTTAAATATTTTCGCAAGGTATACAATTTCCGACTGCAGAACTATATTACGCGATTGATTTCTAAACAAATAATCTTTGAACTCTTTCTGCCTTTCATCCGGAAAATATTCTCTCCAATTATCGTATGACCAGGCAATAAAATAGAGAACGATCATTTCTTTTGATGAAAGTTGATAGAGAGCCTGCCATATTTCTTGCGGACGCCGGGAGAATTCTTCCGGATCAATATCCAGTATTCTGTACAGATAATGGAGAATTGGTTCAAATGGGATATTCTGTATCATTGCTTTAAAAAAATACCATTTTATTTAGGTGGGTGTGCTTCTATCTGGTCGGTAAGCGCAATAATATAACCCGGGTATGCCGTTACGTAAGCTAATGTGATCATCCGGAAAGATTAATCCCCCCTACCCCCCGTATTAAGGGGGGAAAAGAAATTATTCCTAATTATTCGTATACAGGTTTTAGGATTTGACAGAACCCTCTCCATAAATTCCCCCCTTAATAAGGGGGGATGCCGAAGGCAGGGGGGATCTTTAATGGCGCAGAAAAACACAATTTCACCCATAGCCGGATAATATATAAAAATAGCCTTTGAATCATCTCTATTCTTTTCAAAAGAAATAGCATGGTCCAAAAGCTTTTCCGCTCTCTAAAACTGATCGATTACCACCTCTGCGGCGCCGCCGGAGCTCCTGAAGCTGTCGCATGCAGATCGGTTACTTTGAATGTCAGAATTGCTGGGACAACAAACACCGCAGCCTTTCCTGCTTTCTTCAACAGCTTTCTGCGAGATGTATTTTTGACTTCTTGATTTTTATTTTCCATTGTATTTCTCTTTTTCTATGATAATTGTATATTTATTTGATCAATGTAATCTTCCTTGACTGTTTCAGTCCACTCGACTCCGCTACAACGATATAAACACCGGAGGCATACCTTGAGGCATTCCAGACCGCCTTGTGCGAGCCGGCAGTCATCTGTCCGTTTACAAGCGTTTCCACAAGCTGTCCGCTCAGATTGTAAATACTGACCCTGGCAGTTCCGGAAACGGCGAGATTGAAACTGATGGTCGTGGAGGGATTGAACGGATTGGGCGAAATACCGGTGATACCGAACGCTTTGGGAGTTACAGCGTCCGCTGCGGTGGGTATCTCTTTCCTGGCTGCGGTGAGGATAAAGGTTCTCGCTGTATCCTTCGTCAGAGAAACGGGAATGGTTTTGTCTCCGGTGAGGGCAAACGATTCTCCCGTCTTCGTATCGGTCAGCGTGAAGCCCATCCACTCAGGCACATTGAAAAACTCCTTTATGGACAATGCCGCATCGGTACGGTCATAGGTTGTTGCCAGATTCACGTTCCAGGTATAGACATCCTGCCCGGCGCTGCGATAATCGTAAGCAAGCGCTCTGCGGCCAGTATTTGAAGGGTCTGTCACCGAAAGTTTCACACAGGGATCGGGAGGCGTCAGCTCGGAAACGCTGAAAATATCCGGATTGCCGCCTTCAGTCAGGATGACTCCCGCGCGGTTATAGGTGTCTTGGGCTTTACCGTCGCTGGAAACGAGCGCGAGACGGACATAACAGGTTTCAGTCTTGTCCGGCGGCAGGTCGGCAACGATTTTACCGAGAGGATACTCGGTTCCCACAAGAGGATCGCTGAATTTAACATCACTCCATTTTATTGTATACCAGTAAGGGTTCCCGATCTGGTGCCACGTATTAGCAGAAAGTGCTACAAAATTCAATCGCATTTTATAATACCCGTCAGTGGTGGAAACTCCTGTACCAGCGACATAGACATTTTTGTCTCCTGCATCATATTTTTGCCTGAGCCAGAATCCACGGCCAGGTTCAAGTGTCTCAAACGAACCATCCATATAATTGTGGTACACATCGTTAGTGTATAGCCGCTTGTAGATGCGCCACTTGTCAGCAGCAGTGCCGTTATAATCCCCAACTAAAAGTTGACTCGGCGAGTTCGAAAGATTGGTCTTTGCGTCTCTACCACCACCTGGATCAAGCGGAGATGATATCAGGTACCAATAGTCATTAGTAAGAGTTTTGCTCATGGGAGAAGAAACAGCGGCAGCGCCGGGATCGGCCAGGAAAAGCACGTTCACATTCTGTTTGACCGATATGAAAAATCCCTGCCATGAAAGAATGTCCGCCGTTGAGGTTGGTTCAATCACCGCAAAACCTTCTGTGACGCTGTCAAAGGTTTGAGGTTTTTCAACCCAGTTTAAGCCGTAAGCCTCATTCAGAGACCATTGTGTTTTAGGTCCAACTATCAAACTAAAACCTGCATTGTCCAGCACTGACCCTGTGGCAGTGAGGGTTCCGGTAACCGTAGCGTTACCACCCAGCGTTTTGATACCGCTGCCGCTTACGGTGAGGTTGTTGTATGTTAATGCGGCAACGGTTTGTGCACCGGCAGCGTTGTAGTTGACCGTAGCCGTGCCCGTGCCTGCGTCAAACGCTCCGTTATTAGTCCAGCTACCACCAACCGTTATTGTTCCTGATGACCCCATCGTGATGTTACCGGAACCGGTAATATTGCCACTCACGGTCACCGAAGAATTATTCGTATATAGTCTCGCTGTTCCACCAACAACATCCCAATTCCCGCCCACCGTGATTGTTCCGGTAGCTGTGGTCTTTGCGCCAGCGCCAGAGAAACCAAGATTATAAAAAGTTAATGCTGGAATTGTTTGCGCACCACTAGAAGTGAAGTTCACCGTTCCAGTACCCGCTGTGAACGTTCCACTTGTTGCACTCAACGACCCGCTCACGTTGAGCGTGCTCGAGCCGCCATTCAGCGTGCCAGCAGTCAGCGTTACAATGTTCACGGTATGCGTCAAGCCGGTACCGAGGGCGAGTGTTCCGCCTGAACCATTGATGGTCAGTACGCCGGCGCTGGCGTCCACGTTACCCGTAAACGTTGCAGTACCGCCAGTCTTCGTCATTAATATGGTGCCAGTGGTGGTGAAACCCGCGATGCTTTGCGTTGCAGTGCCGTTGCCAATAGTAATATTTGAGCTGCCAGCGGTAAATATTCCGCCATTGACAAAGTTGCCGCCGAAGGTCAATTGGAGGTTATTAGTAAGTAACGTTGCCCCGCTGTTGATGGTGAGCGGAACTGAAGGATTAAAGACTTTAGCAAGGTCCGGGGTAATCGCTCCGGTGCTGGCAATAATGACGCCGCCGGTTGCGGCAAACGGCGTAATCCATTCTTCTGCCGTAGAAGTTCTTGCAGTTGTTGTGTTGTATTGAAGTGTTGCGCTTGCGCCGTAGGTTACAACTCCGCTTGTTACGACAACGGTTGCAGTTCCTTCCAAAGAAAGTATGCCGTTTACCGTTGGGGTAGTGGCGAATGTTTTCACGCCTGAACCGGAGAGTGTGAGGTTGTTGTACGTCAACACTCCACCGGTCTGTGCAGCGCCATTTAAGTTCACAGTACCGGTAGATGCGGTAAATGTTCCGGATGCAAAGTTTCCCCCGACGTTTATCGTACCAGCATCGGTAAACGTTATCCTTGATTGCGCGGCTGTTCCTGAAGTTGTAATGGCGCCCGTGACATTGACCGTACCAGTGGAAAGTGACAATGTACAGTACCAGCCAGCAGTAGCGCTGCCAGGAATAGCAATGCTGGCCGCGCTTAATGTGCCTGTGCCTACATCGATTGTACTGGTAAGTGCTGTTGGGGAGGTCATTGTAATAGCGTTGGTAACTGCAAGTGTACCAGGACTGGTTATAGTTATCCCATTAGTTAATGTTGCATTTGCACTTACTGTTATACTGGCACATACAGCCCCCGCGGCATTCACGGTAACAACAACACCGCTGTTAATCGTAACAGCATCCGTAGAAATCGGAGTAGCTGCGGAACCCGCCGTTCCGCCGGCAGTGGTAGCCCATATTGCTCCGGTCCAGTTGCCGGTAGTCACTGCGAATCGTTGTGCTATTGCCGCTGTCGTCATCGACAGCGTCAAGAACAGCGTTGTGAGTAAAAATACAGTAAGTTTCTTCATAATACTGTCCTCAAAAAAAGTAATTGAATAGATTATATGAACTTTTTAGTTATTATCTTTTGTCGCTTCGGGGGCGAACTTTGCCACATACGGCATCAGCGCAATGAGCACAGAGCCAATGCCGAGGACAGAGAACAAGAGTGAATTGCTTGTATATCGGTCTGCAAGGCAGCCACCGAGAAGCTCACACACCATCACCGCGCCGCCTCCGATAAAGGGAACGACGAGCCCTCTATACAGTTTCGTATTGAAGAACTTTTAGCTGCTCGGGGTTTATTCTGGCACTCAAATTGAGTATTTCAACGCCAACTACTTTTCCATCTGCCTTGAAGTCAAGAATTATACCGGGTTGCACTTCCTCAGATTCTACTATGGCTGACTCGTCCAGTCGAAAATAAAGCGCATCGTTTTCTTTATCTATCTTTAATTTCATTGTTGTCTCCTTGCTCTTCGGTCAAAAAATACTGTAACTACTTTTTGCGGGGTTATATATAGAAAATAACCGATCGCCTGTGCAGACGATGTGACGCCTATCACCGTTGACAAAATAAAAAGCGTTGCGCCGTAAAACGGAGCGATCATTCTTGCGCCGAGAAGCTCACACACCATCACCGCGCCGCCTCAATAAAAGGAATTATAGCAATATAGTGTATAAAAATATTCTGTCAATACTACTTTTTTGAACATACATTGAGCGATTATGGTCTTGGGAAAAGCACCCTTTCGCTTTATTGCTTTTTTAACCGGCATAGTGCTTGCAAATCGCTCCGAATTTGATTATCCTTTTATGTTCTTTCCCTATAGTTTGAGGCTTTTGCAAAAGTCGAGATTATTTGACGCAGCCCCCTTTCTGTCCTGCGGACATCCTTCCCCCGGAGGGGGCAGGAACTAACTGTGGAGCAACGACTTCCCTTGCCCCCTTCAGGGGGAAAGGGACTGAGGGATAGGGGGCTGCTTCAAATATCGACTATTGCAAAAGGCTCGTTGGATTCATATTCCCCCCTTAACAAGGGGGGATGCCAAAGGCAGGGGGGATTTCGAATAAAGATCCCCCCGCCGCTTGAGCGGCGACCCCCTTTTTAAGGGGGTAAAAAGAAAAAGAAACTTCAGCGTGATATTTCAATAAGGAACCGCCCATGCTCAGTAAAGCTCTCCTGTTTTGTTTCCTGTTCCTTTTTTCGTTTGCTTTTCCGATAATTCTCCCTCAAATCCAGGCGCAAACAGCGCCGAAGGACGATACCAGCGAAGAACCGGATATCGACCTTTTCACAGTGAACTGGAAAGATATGACTCCCCATACCCTGTATGGTTCCCTTGAAGTGCGGGATCTGCTGACCGGACTTCAGGGGGATCCTCTCAAACCGACGAAAAAGGGTGCGGTGCTTACCGACATACATTCGATCAGCTACGGAACTCTCAAACCCGGCGCATCGACTACGCCTTCCAGATTGTACAGGGTGCAGGGAATATTCTATATCGCTTCCGGGAAAGGGATTATCAAGTCAGGCGGAGCAGAGGCCCCCCTTCGCGAGGGGATAGGAGTGCTCCTCCCGCCGGGTGTGGAGTTCACATTTGCCAATACCGGCAGGGAACCTCTCATTCTTTATATGATCGAGGAGCCGATCCCGGCGGGATTTACTCCGGGGAAAAAGATGACGGTGAAAAACGACCGCGATTTTCCGCCGAGCACCAATCTCCACCGCGCCGACAGCAGCCGGTGGCTTTTCAGTCTGCGTGACGGCCTCTCTACCATTGTTGCATTCGATCCGGTCATATATGAGCCTAATTCCATGGTGCCGCCGCATGTTCACTTGCCGGGTGAAGAGGAGGTATGGATAGCACTAGACAGTATCGATATTCAGGTGGGAAACGAACATCGCACCCTGCTTCCCGGAACGGCATATAAGGTTCCGGCCAACGGTACAACCGCTCACGCCAACATCAACACCTCAAAAAATCCCAAACGTCTTCTCTGGATGATGAAAGTCCCTGTCATAAGGGTGAATCCACCGATACGTAAAAAACCGGCGGATACCCCGGATGGTTTGATATGAGTCTTCATGTATCCTCCGGCGTCTCTCGAGCGTCTATTTCATGATGACAGATTTACATGCGCATCGTATGGAATGGAATAGATGCCGAAACAAGTTCGGCATGACACGTGTCATCCTGAACTCGTTTCAGGATCTATCGCCTTCATGCGCAATCAGTATGGCGTCATCTATTTCATGAATACACTGAACAGAGAAGCAGCTAATGACTGAAAACAGGGAGCCGGAGCGATTTACCGGTTTTTCCCGTCTTATCGATATTCATAAACTCGAACGTGAATCCCGCAAGTTTCTCTATCTGGGATTTGTGTTTGCAGTTTTCTTCCATGCCCTCCTGAGTTTATACTTCGCCTGGCAAAATCCGTTTGTATCTTCCAGAAGGGCCGTTAAAAATGAAACGGAAGAAAAACACATCCAGGTGTACCTCGTACCTCTCCCGCCGAAGTTAATAAACCCTTTCGAAGTATGGAAAGGCCCAGCCATGGAAAGCTCAAGGGGACGGCCGAGATTTGCCCCGCGCATGCCGGGCGGCAGTATCACCTACAAGCCCCTGCCTGGTTCGCTGAACGAGTTGAAGCTTTTCCGGGGAAAGGGCGAAACCTATCAAGTCGATATGGATGTCATGATCCGTGAGATTGCGGCCAGCGGCATTCTCGACACCATAGTAACATACGCAGAGCCTATACGGATCACTCTGCCGTATTACTACACCGATCTCTCGATAACCCGTAAACCGATAGACTCTCCCAACCGTATATCCATGAAAGAGGAAATGCTCACCGTGGAAGACCTGGATACCGGCAGGTTCAAGGGGCTGGTGGTAATGAATGCTGCGGATGAGAAGGATACCAGGGGATATGTACATATCCCGGTATCTGTATGGGGAGATGTCATGACCCCGCCCGCGTCGACAAGGAGGGCGGTCGAGGGGCTTGCCCGGGCGTTGAAAACATACAGCGGGATAGTAATAAATATTGACAGGCAGATCTACTTTCATTCACAGGAATTATTGAGATATCCGATCGTGTACATCTCCGCCGACGAGGCGTTCGACATGTCGGAACGGGAAACCACGAATTTCGCCGCGTATTTGAGGAAGGGAGGATTCGCCATCATCGAGGCTTACGGCAGCCCCAAACCCGACCTTCCCCCCGTGGGCGCGGGGCCTTTGAAACAGATGCTCCAGGATGCGCTCGGCTCGGCCGGTATTCTTCATCCCATACCGAACGATCATTTCCTGTATCACTGTTACTATGATTTTGACGACGGCCCCCCGCGTCTCATAGGGGAACAGACTGAAACAGTATCCATGCAGCCAGCCTCGATACTGGAAGGCGTCTGGATCGATGATCGTCTGGCGGCGATTTACTCGGAGAAAAAATACGGCGAGGCGTGGAGCGGAGTAACCACCATGGAATCCTACCAGAAGATCGGAGTTAACATGATCGTCTTTGCTCTCACCCAGTACGGGGGACTTTCTCTGAAATTGATAGACGATAGCAAAAGGTAAAAATTCAGCCTTAAGTCCAAAGCCCAAAGAAGAGTGCCTTAATCAGATCGGTATTTTAAAAAATTACGACATGAATTATTGTGTATGTTCTGAGTGTTATTCCAATTATTTTTCAAATTGACGTAAAACCTCACCCGCCCTTCGGGCACCCTCTCCTAATTAGGAGAGGGCAGGGGTGAGGTTAAAAATTAGAAATCATGCCTTTTTGAACGCATATTGGAATTAGATCCTGAAACGAGTTCAGGATGACATATGTCATGCCGAACTTGTTTCGGCATCTATTTTAAAAAGAAATGCAAAAAATATGTTGTCATGTAAAGTTATGCTACTCTGTCACTTTGTCACTTTGTCACTTTGTCACTTTCTTTTTCATTCCAATCCGGTTTCCAGGTAGGCCAGGAGATTTTCCTCAACCCTTGAAGACAGCGGCACTGTTATCGGAGTCGCAGTGGGCATCAGCACAAACCGTCCGTCCGGTGCGCCGATTTCCTTGATCCGCCGCACTTCTGCTGTCACTTCCTCCGGTTTTTTCAGCTCGAAAACCGACTCCTGAATATTCCCCATCAGACAAACTGACCCGCCCAGCAGCCGTTTGGCGTCCGAAAACAGGATATCTCCGCCCGGCGGCTCCTCTACCGGATCCAGGGCATCCGGCTCCATCTCCAGGATCAAATCAACAACTTTCGAGATTTTCCCGTGGCAATGAATCCGGGCATAGCATCCCGCCCGGTGGATTTTCTCAATAAACGGTTTGTCATAAGCGACAATGAATTCCCGAAAATCTTCCGGGTGCATATAGGGAGGGGTGCAAAGCTCCGGCCCCACAATCCTGAACAGCGGCCCGGCGCCACGTTCCAGGACGGCGTCAAGGTAATCATGCAGCCGCTCCGCGAAGAAATCGAGGAGCGCCCGGTATTTCTTCCGGTTCAAAACGCTCAGGAGGATGTACTGCTCGAAAGGCATGACCGAAGAAATCATCACCACCGGGTCTATCAGGTCAGGCAGCATGATGCCGCGGTCGCACATCTTCTGTTTGAGAGCATCGAATTTTTCCATGGAAGGCGCCGCCCGGACATAAGGCAGGGAGAGGAGACGGTCTACATCCTTCTCATTTTTAAGGAGAAATTCCGTCGTCCATATCGTATAGGTATCGGCATTGAGCCGCTTTACCATGCGGAGCGGCCCGCGCGGGGTAAAGATCGTGGTAGTTGTGATCTCATCAGGTCCTTCATGCCGTACTTCGCTAAAGACATCATCTTCATTCCCGCCGGTGTAGAGAAAACCGAGCGGCCCCGGAATTGCCGGAGTTTCCAATACCATGTTGTCCGCCCGCTCACGGGCATAGCTCCTGACTCTTGCATAACTGGGATGGTCCGGAGAATACCGTGCGCCGAAGCCGTCGATCTCGTAAAGGGAAACCGGCGTCCGGTCCACCGGCTTGCCGGTAAGAGCGGCAAAGAGTCTCTCCGGGGTGTTCATCGCAGGCGAAACATTCATCGGCAACCTTTCGTGAACTTTGGACATTTTTTTGACAGGATTTACAAGATTTACAGGATTAAAATACATAGGTAATTCGTTAAATTCTTCAATTCGTTTTATTTAAATCTTGTTAATCATGTTAATCCTGTCAAATATTTTTCGATCTTCTTTTATTCCTTACTTTGCGATCTTTTCAAGAGGTTATTTCCCTAATGATTCTTTCAAATACTTGTCCACCGCCTGACGTATTTTCAGAATGTGTTCCGGGGTGCTGCCGCAGCATCCTCCGACAATTGTCGCCCCGGCATCGAGAAGCTCGGGGATGTATGAGGCCATCTGTTCCGGGCTCTGACGGTAGACTGTTTGGTTTTTCACCAGTTCCGGAAGGCCGGCGTTCGGTTTCATCCAGAGGGGGAGGCAGCTCTCCGATCTCATTATGCGCGCAACTTCGATGATGTCTTCGATTCCGGAACCGCAGTTGGCGCCAACCGCATCGGCCCGCGATTCTTCCAGGATGTCGATGGCCTGATCCGGTTTTACCCCCATCATGGTGGCATATCCCTGCACTCCCTTGTCAAAGGTCATGGAACATACCGCCGGCAGCTCGGAATTCTCTTTTACCGCTTTGAGGGCGCATATGGTTTCCCCGAGATCGGTCATGGTCTCGATTAACACTCCATCCGCACCGGCAGCCACAAACGCTCTCACCTGGCGGCCGAATGATTTGATCAGATCGACAGCCTTTATCGTACCGAGAGGTTCGAGGAATTCGCCGGTCGAGCCGATGGAAGCGAACACGAGGGCTTTCCCCTGCGTCATTTCGACCGAAAGACGGGCGCCTTTCTCGTTCAATTCTTCCGTGCGATTCTCCAGTCCGTACCTGGCCAGCTTCTGAGGGCTTCCGCCGAACGTGTTGGTAAGGATGATATCCGAGCCGGCTTGGACATACGATCGGGCGATGGCACAGATTACTTCGGGTTTGTCGGCATTCAGCAGCTCGGGGCAATCCCCGGGATTGAGGCCGTGCTTTGCCATCTCGGTTCCCCAGGCGCCGTCGCTGACCAGAATTGTTTTCTGTTCGAGCATATCTTGAAATTTCATAGGTCTATCTCCTTATCTATTATCATTGTTGCTATGAATCTTCTGTACCGGGATTGTCAGCAAGCGTTACCCTCCCGCTCTCCAAGATAAGCTCTACCGGATCATGATCACCGTATGGCCCTGTGGCGTTGGTATCCACAGCTTTTTCCCCGAGGCATCATATTTCATGTTGGTGATCGGTTTGCCGTCGGAGGTGACTTTCACCGGCGCTTTGGCCAGAGTGATCGTAATCTCATTGGGAGAGGAAGCGTCCACTTCGATGTCCGCGCCGCTGTCCT from Candidatus Latescibacter sp. harbors:
- a CDS encoding DUF2283 domain-containing protein; amino-acid sequence: MKLKIDKENDALYFRLDESAIVESEEVQPGIILDFKADGKVVGVEILNLSARINPEQLKVLQYETV
- a CDS encoding cupin domain-containing protein produces the protein MLSKALLFCFLFLFSFAFPIILPQIQAQTAPKDDTSEEPDIDLFTVNWKDMTPHTLYGSLEVRDLLTGLQGDPLKPTKKGAVLTDIHSISYGTLKPGASTTPSRLYRVQGIFYIASGKGIIKSGGAEAPLREGIGVLLPPGVEFTFANTGREPLILYMIEEPIPAGFTPGKKMTVKNDRDFPPSTNLHRADSSRWLFSLRDGLSTIVAFDPVIYEPNSMVPPHVHLPGEEEVWIALDSIDIQVGNEHRTLLPGTAYKVPANGTTAHANINTSKNPKRLLWMMKVPVIRVNPPIRKKPADTPDGLI
- a CDS encoding T9SS type A sorting domain-containing protein translates to MTKTGGTATFTGNVDASAGVLTINGSGGTLALGTGLTHTVNIVTLTAGTLNGGSSTLNVSGSLSATSGTFTAGTGTVNFTSSGAQTIPALTFYNLGFSGAGAKTTATGTITVGGNWDVVGGTARLYTNNSSVTVSGNITGSGNITMGSSGTITVGGSWTNNGAFDAGTGTATVNYNAAGAQTVAALTYNNLTVSGSGIKTLGGNATVTGTLTATGSVLDNAGFSLIVGPKTQWSLNEAYGLNWVEKPQTFDSVTEGFAVIEPTSTADILSWQGFFISVKQNVNVLFLADPGAAAVSSPMSKTLTNDYWYLISSPLDPGGGRDAKTNLSNSPSQLLVGDYNGTAADKWRIYKRLYTNDVYHNYMDGSFETLEPGRGFWLRQKYDAGDKNVYVAGTGVSTTDGYYKMRLNFVALSANTWHQIGNPYWYTIKWSDVKFSDPLVGTEYPLGKIVADLPPDKTETCYVRLALVSSDGKAQDTYNRAGVILTEGGNPDIFSVSELTPPDPCVKLSVTDPSNTGRRALAYDYRSAGQDVYTWNVNLATTYDRTDAALSIKEFFNVPEWMGFTLTDTKTGESFALTGDKTIPVSLTKDTARTFILTAARKEIPTAADAVTPKAFGITGISPNPFNPSTTISFNLAVSGTARVSIYNLSGQLVETLVNGQMTAGSHKAVWNASRYASGVYIVVAESSGLKQSRKITLIK
- a CDS encoding DUF4159 domain-containing protein: MTENREPERFTGFSRLIDIHKLERESRKFLYLGFVFAVFFHALLSLYFAWQNPFVSSRRAVKNETEEKHIQVYLVPLPPKLINPFEVWKGPAMESSRGRPRFAPRMPGGSITYKPLPGSLNELKLFRGKGETYQVDMDVMIREIAASGILDTIVTYAEPIRITLPYYYTDLSITRKPIDSPNRISMKEEMLTVEDLDTGRFKGLVVMNAADEKDTRGYVHIPVSVWGDVMTPPASTRRAVEGLARALKTYSGIVINIDRQIYFHSQELLRYPIVYISADEAFDMSERETTNFAAYLRKGGFAIIEAYGSPKPDLPPVGAGPLKQMLQDALGSAGILHPIPNDHFLYHCYYDFDDGPPRLIGEQTETVSMQPASILEGVWIDDRLAAIYSEKKYGEAWSGVTTMESYQKIGVNMIVFALTQYGGLSLKLIDDSKR
- the pqqD gene encoding pyrroloquinoline quinone biosynthesis peptide chaperone PqqD — protein: MVDHGIPKRASNLEIIEMADGIVIQCDDVIHTLNETAREVFDLCDGKRTVSEIIEEMKQRYPEEKIDVVIEDFIANLLKLNLIQI
- a CDS encoding nucleotidyltransferase family protein; the protein is MIQNIPFEPILHYLYRILDIDPEEFSRRPQEIWQALYQLSSKEMIVLYFIAWSYDNWREYFPDERQKEFKDYLFRNQSRNIVLQSEIVYLAKIFKDAEIPIMFLKGSAGLIRGLYPLSLRFISDIDALVPMNKIEPSRELLASRGFLQTHKQTFFDKIHHHIEPYNNPAYPGEIEIHINPYDLSCLKKPEMPEIWDDAERIPYKREEVIVPSITDHAWILMRTDMLSKAFLPRIRDVIEMYQIQQKGYRVDFQLINKRADKDNISNAVKGMSYACSKYMGLKPLPCDDSLLVKWEEWTLKYKRKFINKSKDDLFIIYCAGIRYLPSGIVYRIHFISWLLRYNLHTCLLIVLQKLLRITGFLKPAKRLRKYLKENF